The uncultured Desulfobulbus sp. genome window below encodes:
- a CDS encoding GTP-binding protein: protein MKTTRLLFVGGFLGAGKTTLLAHASQRLTHAGHTVGMITNDQAPALVDTIFLSQNEQEVAEVSGSCFCRNFAGLVDAVHELQSKNQPSIILAEPVGSCTDLSATIFQPLKEQLNSGFSLSPLSVLIDVKRLGALAQNIPTGLHPDAQYILCKQLEEADVIVVNKVDHIGNEEKIALQAYLSQTYPQASFFFLSAKTGEGVQEWLDAVLAQNESGLHIVEVDYDRYAVGEAILGWLNGTLALKGEPTEWKSFAGEFLAELGRQLDQQEIAVGHIKCILASQDHAPIIANLTGTVDTPDVRGENIQSAEVALTINARAEMPPQQLEGLVQQVLSALCGAKLSQTVLSWQNLSPGRPNPTIATAKLSNYRLKTDIMEYPESTAPAP from the coding sequence ATGAAAACAACGCGATTACTCTTTGTCGGCGGCTTTCTTGGGGCTGGCAAGACGACACTGCTGGCCCATGCATCCCAACGACTCACCCACGCCGGGCACACCGTTGGCATGATCACCAACGACCAGGCACCGGCACTGGTCGACACCATCTTTCTTTCTCAAAATGAACAAGAGGTCGCTGAGGTCAGCGGCAGCTGCTTCTGTCGCAATTTCGCGGGCCTTGTTGATGCCGTTCACGAATTGCAGAGCAAAAACCAGCCCTCCATTATCCTGGCTGAACCGGTTGGTAGCTGTACAGATCTCTCTGCGACCATTTTTCAGCCTTTAAAAGAACAGCTCAACAGCGGTTTCTCCCTCAGCCCGCTTTCCGTGTTGATCGATGTCAAACGCCTTGGCGCCCTGGCGCAAAATATCCCCACCGGCCTTCACCCAGATGCCCAGTATATTCTCTGCAAGCAGTTGGAGGAGGCAGATGTCATCGTGGTCAACAAAGTAGATCACATAGGAAACGAAGAGAAAATTGCACTCCAAGCATACCTGAGCCAGACCTATCCCCAGGCCTCCTTCTTTTTTCTCAGCGCCAAAACCGGCGAAGGTGTTCAGGAATGGCTTGATGCCGTTCTGGCCCAAAACGAAAGTGGCCTCCACATTGTTGAGGTAGATTATGACAGATATGCCGTCGGAGAAGCGATCTTGGGCTGGCTCAATGGCACCCTTGCCCTCAAGGGGGAGCCCACTGAGTGGAAAAGCTTTGCAGGTGAGTTCCTGGCTGAACTTGGCCGGCAGCTCGATCAGCAGGAGATCGCAGTTGGTCATATAAAATGTATCCTTGCCAGCCAAGACCATGCGCCCATCATCGCCAACCTCACCGGAACCGTCGATACCCCTGACGTTCGAGGCGAGAACATTCAGAGTGCCGAGGTAGCGTTGACCATCAACGCACGGGCAGAGATGCCGCCGCAACAACTCGAAGGCCTTGTTCAGCAGGTACTCAGCGCGCTCTGCGGTGCAAAACTTTCCCAGACAGTGCTTTCCTGGCAAAATCTCAGCCCGGGACGCCCCAATCCAACCATCGCTACAGCCAAATTGTCGAATTATCGGCTTAAGACAGATATAATGGAATATCCAGAGAGCACCGCACCTGCCCCGTAA
- a CDS encoding MIP/aquaporin family protein, with amino-acid sequence MLYPSSIYLTRHLSCAHLNPAVSIAMVVCGRMQRKKLPAYVLAQLSGALLAGLTLYFLFSPTIAAYEASHHIIRGTAASMKTAAMFGEYYTHPDGAAVVSLPLAIATEAFGTFLLVLMIFALTEGCNVGRPHEALAPVFIGLSVTSIICLAAPLTQAGLNPARDFGPRMVAWMMGWGNAAFPDQEGGFFLVYILGPILGAVAAVGLFILVLEKLMNTPKTSPCSCSHQG; translated from the coding sequence TTGCTGTACCCCTCCTCCATATACCTGACCCGGCACCTTTCCTGTGCCCATCTCAACCCGGCTGTCTCCATTGCCATGGTTGTCTGTGGGCGAATGCAGAGAAAAAAATTGCCAGCCTATGTACTCGCCCAGTTGAGTGGCGCGCTGCTCGCTGGCCTGACTTTGTATTTTCTGTTTTCACCGACCATCGCCGCCTATGAAGCCAGTCACCACATTATCCGAGGGACTGCAGCTTCCATGAAAACCGCCGCCATGTTCGGCGAGTATTATACCCACCCGGATGGAGCGGCTGTTGTCAGCCTGCCTCTTGCCATTGCCACTGAGGCTTTCGGCACCTTTCTCCTGGTCCTGATGATTTTTGCCCTGACGGAAGGGTGCAACGTGGGACGCCCGCATGAGGCACTGGCGCCTGTTTTTATTGGACTGAGTGTGACCTCCATCATCTGCCTCGCCGCCCCCTTGACCCAGGCGGGGCTCAATCCGGCGCGTGACTTCGGACCGCGCATGGTCGCCTGGATGATGGGCTGGGGCAACGCGGCTTTCCCCGATCAGGAAGGTGGTTTTTTCCTGGTGTATATTTTAGGACCTATACTTGGCGCTGTGGCCGCTGTCGGCCTTTTTATCCTGGTACTTGAAAAATTGATGAACACCCCAAAGACCTCCCCATGCAGCTGTTCTCATCAGGGGTGA
- a CDS encoding ATP-binding protein, whose amino-acid sequence MLICLVGFGVFIRFHQEALYQQAIDRVHNHAAVVANSLWTYEKKSPSAYLQLAAQSNGYLWVVLYDAPEREFLRITGPSLSPAGRLLRILHLIPVKRIEHPIEFEGQTIGVIVVLWPNQAIYLYLYIFWSLLLFFLVFWLFLKLLDAKRNLEHKVYQRTLELEDEVTTRVQAEETTRRQAKRLAIHAQHTPLGVIEWDLNFRIVEWNLAAQEIFGYTRDEALGKAAYDLLVDNEEIPTVKNVWQQLLNQEGGTKSTNSNLTKDGDTKICEWYNTPLTDEGGKIFGVASLVLDCTEKRETEAENRRLQSQLLQVQKMEAIGQLAGGVAHDFNNMLSVILGQSELAMIRTEPGTPFYLNLVEIRKAAERSAQITSQLLAFARKQTLSTKILDLNELIAGMLTMLRRLIGEGIELHWLPGDDLWQVEADPAQIDQIVMNLCVNARDALQSGLGRITVETANRVLDENYCSTHPGFIPGEYTSIIITDNGCGMDKETLNHIFEPFFTTKGVGEGTGLGMATVYGSIKQHKGFINVYSEPGQGTAVTVYLPRVQQQRTTEQEPVPGIPTGGQETILLVEDDNAVLEMTTSMLQYLGYTVIPANGPNAAIELMERQNPNIDLLLSDVIMPNMNGLDLLNILKKSRPQLRWLFTSGYTGNVIAQHGILEKDTPFIQKPFTTGHLARAVQQALSPQKTKSS is encoded by the coding sequence ATGTTGATTTGTCTTGTTGGATTTGGTGTTTTTATTCGTTTCCACCAAGAAGCTCTTTACCAGCAAGCCATAGACAGAGTTCATAACCATGCCGCGGTCGTGGCAAATTCCCTGTGGACCTATGAAAAGAAAAGCCCCAGTGCCTATCTGCAACTGGCGGCCCAATCAAATGGCTATCTCTGGGTGGTTCTTTATGACGCACCGGAAAGGGAATTTTTACGCATAACAGGTCCCTCACTCTCTCCTGCAGGCCGCCTGCTTCGAATTCTGCACCTTATTCCGGTCAAACGGATCGAGCATCCCATTGAGTTTGAAGGCCAGACCATCGGTGTCATTGTCGTTCTCTGGCCGAACCAGGCAATCTACCTCTACCTCTACATCTTCTGGTCCCTGCTTCTTTTCTTCCTGGTGTTCTGGCTCTTTCTCAAATTGCTCGATGCAAAAAGAAACCTTGAGCACAAGGTCTACCAACGAACGCTTGAACTCGAGGATGAAGTCACAACCCGGGTTCAGGCCGAAGAGACCACCAGGCGCCAGGCAAAACGGCTGGCCATTCATGCCCAGCACACGCCCCTTGGGGTGATAGAGTGGGATCTCAATTTTCGCATTGTCGAATGGAACCTGGCTGCCCAGGAAATCTTTGGCTATACCCGGGACGAAGCATTAGGAAAAGCGGCCTATGACCTGCTCGTGGACAACGAGGAAATCCCCACTGTCAAAAACGTTTGGCAGCAGCTACTGAACCAGGAAGGCGGGACAAAATCGACGAACTCCAACCTCACCAAAGATGGCGATACCAAAATTTGCGAGTGGTACAATACGCCGCTGACCGATGAAGGGGGAAAAATTTTCGGTGTAGCATCGCTGGTGCTGGATTGCACCGAAAAGCGAGAGACAGAGGCTGAAAACCGTCGCCTGCAGTCGCAGTTACTGCAGGTGCAGAAAATGGAGGCTATCGGCCAGCTCGCCGGCGGCGTGGCCCATGATTTCAATAATATGCTCAGTGTCATTCTTGGCCAGAGTGAGCTTGCCATGATACGGACGGAACCGGGCACTCCATTTTACCTCAACCTGGTGGAAATTCGTAAGGCAGCGGAGAGATCCGCCCAGATAACCAGCCAGCTGCTTGCCTTTGCCCGTAAACAGACCCTCAGCACCAAAATCCTTGACCTCAATGAGTTAATAGCTGGCATGCTCACCATGCTGCGCCGTCTCATCGGTGAAGGGATCGAGTTGCACTGGCTGCCAGGCGATGACCTCTGGCAGGTGGAGGCTGACCCGGCACAGATCGATCAGATTGTGATGAACCTTTGTGTCAACGCACGCGATGCGCTGCAGTCAGGCCTGGGGCGCATAACAGTTGAAACAGCCAACAGAGTGCTCGATGAGAATTACTGCTCGACTCACCCTGGTTTTATCCCCGGTGAATATACCTCCATCATTATCACCGACAACGGCTGTGGCATGGACAAAGAAACCCTGAATCATATTTTCGAGCCTTTTTTCACCACCAAAGGTGTTGGTGAAGGAACCGGACTGGGCATGGCCACGGTCTACGGTTCCATTAAACAGCATAAAGGGTTTATCAATGTCTATAGTGAACCCGGCCAGGGGACCGCTGTCACCGTCTACCTGCCTCGCGTTCAGCAACAGAGAACAACAGAGCAAGAACCGGTCCCGGGAATACCGACCGGTGGCCAGGAAACTATTTTACTCGTCGAAGACGACAACGCTGTTCTGGAGATGACCACAAGCATGCTCCAATACCTGGGCTATACCGTGATCCCAGCCAATGGCCCAAACGCTGCAATCGAACTCATGGAGCGGCAGAATCCGAATATTGATCTGCTCCTCAGTGATGTCATCATGCCCAACATGAATGGGCTGGACCTGCTCAATATCCTTAAAAAATCTCGTCCACAGCTCAGATGGCTCTTTACCTCAGGGTACACAGGGAACGTCATCGCCCAGCATGGTATCCTGGAAAAGGACACCCCCTTTATTCAAAAACCTTTTACGACCGGTCACCTGGCAAGAGCCGTTCAACAGGCCTTGTCTCCACAAAAGACAAAAAGCAGCTGA
- a CDS encoding helix-turn-helix transcriptional regulator, which produces MKSTMKAPLENCPCNGKSVSNLAAPWILLTLHQQPSLHGYELTRITSQQIEAMGMHINMAGLYRHLKALEQRGVLKSQWDTDGNGPARRTYTLTSDGAACLRNWMETLTTQATLIETFLHQASRLFPEQKQSRFQGFPKPCTCQ; this is translated from the coding sequence ATGAAGAGCACAATGAAAGCCCCCCTTGAGAACTGCCCCTGCAATGGCAAAAGCGTGAGCAACCTGGCTGCGCCCTGGATTCTGCTCACCCTGCATCAACAGCCCTCGCTCCATGGCTATGAACTGACGCGCATAACCAGCCAGCAGATTGAAGCCATGGGTATGCATATCAACATGGCAGGGCTCTACCGTCACCTCAAGGCGCTTGAGCAACGAGGTGTACTGAAATCACAGTGGGATACCGACGGAAACGGGCCCGCTCGCCGCACCTACACCCTCACCAGTGACGGCGCTGCCTGCCTGCGCAACTGGATGGAGACCCTCACCACCCAGGCAACCCTGATTGAAACCTTTCTTCACCAGGCCAGTCGCCTTTTTCCGGAGCAGAAACAAAGCAGGTTTCAGGGCTTTCCCAAGCCGTGCACCTGCCAGTAA
- a CDS encoding DUF2242 domain-containing protein: MKNLIQVTVLLVVSLLLYSCGGNYAYKNVKFENEGIFERKYDKGPDILFEASKIVFLRSGFNVTKQDRKNFQITAQKQIQDDDLSQMLIADVSISPNSLESSDVWLTAQEVHYEVDTAINTSKIEALTIGIPIPTGTSSTSVRNLGMTICEKAFYDQIFNEIEKNIVIAESKVKAEKEISYKKLVEQEKLRQQAEAESKEQLEIAKLALDAQALGAESSSSKPEGLEGDGPKEQGDLSSVVHID, encoded by the coding sequence ATGAAGAATTTAATTCAGGTGACAGTGTTATTGGTTGTGTCCTTGCTTCTCTATAGTTGCGGGGGGAACTATGCCTACAAAAATGTCAAATTTGAAAATGAAGGTATTTTCGAAAGGAAGTATGACAAAGGACCAGATATTCTTTTTGAAGCCTCGAAAATTGTTTTTTTGCGATCCGGATTCAATGTTACCAAGCAGGATAGGAAAAATTTTCAAATCACAGCGCAGAAGCAGATTCAAGACGATGATTTGAGCCAGATGCTGATCGCAGATGTTTCCATTTCTCCCAATTCTTTGGAATCTAGTGATGTTTGGTTAACTGCCCAAGAGGTTCATTATGAAGTCGATACGGCTATCAATACTTCTAAGATTGAGGCGTTAACCATTGGAATCCCTATTCCCACTGGGACCTCCTCGACCTCGGTAAGAAATCTTGGAATGACAATTTGTGAAAAGGCGTTTTATGATCAAATTTTTAACGAAATTGAAAAAAATATCGTAATTGCCGAGTCAAAAGTTAAGGCAGAGAAAGAGATATCTTACAAAAAGCTGGTTGAGCAGGAAAAATTACGTCAGCAAGCTGAGGCAGAATCAAAAGAACAGCTTGAAATAGCAAAATTAGCCCTTGATGCACAAGCGTTGGGAGCAGAATCATCATCTTCGAAACCAGAGGGCCTGGAAGGTGATGGGCCAAAAGAACAGGGGGACCTTTCTTCTGTGGTCCATATTGATTGA
- a CDS encoding SGNH/GDSL hydrolase family protein, with amino-acid sequence MKKGLFIVLTAIYFSILVTGCAENTATKPQLTDSHPITQIFAFGDSYSDNGASFRLAQKLVQQKVQDATILPGDLYWKNRWTNGPTAVEILAKYLQVQLTDYAVGGAKSGKGNYYHWMDPHEDTGVFGQIETFRAELKDSPADPDALYFIFISANDYFEHVDYSLPGTTSERADTAIANICIAVAKLARLGAQHFMIVNSTDLAKLPAVRAPGQTELAEKFQSRFNTEMPAEARSLQTHLDINIILFDHLALSNKIWSDPQKYGFSNLTTPCQPVYPEVKPVCTSPDRYYFWDEWHPTRRVHQIAGEAMAEALSTYDSNLVPDSNFF; translated from the coding sequence ATGAAAAAAGGATTGTTTATCGTCCTCACAGCAATTTATTTCAGCATCCTGGTAACAGGATGCGCCGAAAATACAGCCACCAAGCCCCAGTTAACAGATAGCCATCCCATTACTCAAATTTTTGCATTTGGAGACAGCTACTCAGACAATGGCGCCTCCTTTCGCCTGGCTCAAAAATTAGTTCAGCAAAAAGTACAGGATGCCACCATACTCCCAGGAGATCTTTACTGGAAAAATCGGTGGACCAACGGCCCGACCGCGGTGGAAATTTTAGCGAAATACCTGCAGGTACAACTGACTGATTACGCTGTGGGTGGAGCAAAGAGTGGCAAAGGCAACTATTACCACTGGATGGACCCGCACGAGGATACCGGTGTTTTCGGCCAGATCGAAACCTTTCGCGCAGAACTGAAAGACTCCCCTGCTGATCCAGATGCGCTTTACTTTATCTTTATCTCTGCAAATGACTATTTTGAACACGTTGACTACAGCCTTCCCGGAACCACCTCAGAACGAGCAGACACCGCAATCGCAAACATATGCATCGCAGTGGCGAAACTTGCTCGCCTTGGCGCACAACACTTTATGATCGTGAACTCCACAGATCTCGCCAAACTCCCCGCCGTTCGAGCACCAGGTCAAACAGAGCTTGCAGAAAAATTTCAAAGCCGTTTCAACACCGAGATGCCCGCCGAAGCCCGGAGCCTGCAAACCCATCTCGATATTAACATAATTCTTTTTGACCACCTTGCACTGAGCAACAAGATTTGGAGCGATCCTCAAAAATATGGGTTCAGCAACCTGACCACACCCTGCCAGCCAGTGTATCCAGAGGTCAAACCAGTCTGCACCTCACCCGACAGATACTACTTCTGGGATGAATGGCACCCCACCCGTCGCGTGCACCAAATCGCCGGGGAAGCCATGGCTGAGGCACTGAGTACATATGACTCGAACCTTGTCCCTGATTCCAATTTTTTTTAA
- a CDS encoding flavodoxin family protein, protein MKILAFNGSPRRCGNTAIMLDQAISTAREKGADVERFDLYSMQFSGCVSCFSCKRLDRERPIVCAVKDDLQPVLEKVRSVDAICIATPVYYGCETAATRALIERLCFPYLNYADYAKSHFKRRIPVGLIYTMNVPQEMVATLGYDVTFDRTRSTLAREFGACEVVMACNTPQYDDYAKYEANATPESKKAYRDAHFAGDCKKARGLGAYLAAGKAIG, encoded by the coding sequence ATGAAAATACTTGCGTTTAATGGAAGCCCTCGCCGTTGTGGAAATACGGCGATCATGCTTGATCAGGCAATCTCTACAGCCCGGGAAAAGGGTGCTGATGTTGAGCGATTTGATCTCTACTCGATGCAGTTTTCAGGCTGCGTTAGCTGCTTTAGCTGCAAACGTCTGGATAGGGAGCGACCCATAGTCTGTGCAGTGAAAGATGACCTGCAACCCGTCCTTGAAAAGGTGCGTTCAGTCGACGCAATTTGCATTGCGACTCCCGTCTATTATGGGTGTGAAACGGCTGCAACCAGAGCCCTGATTGAGCGGCTCTGTTTTCCCTATCTGAACTATGCCGATTACGCAAAGAGTCACTTCAAAAGACGTATTCCCGTCGGGTTGATTTACACCATGAATGTACCACAGGAGATGGTGGCGACCCTGGGCTATGATGTCACTTTTGACCGAACTCGGTCAACTTTGGCGCGCGAATTTGGCGCATGCGAAGTGGTGATGGCCTGCAATACCCCTCAGTATGATGACTATGCCAAGTATGAGGCCAATGCTACTCCAGAGTCGAAAAAGGCATATCGTGATGCCCATTTTGCCGGGGATTGCAAGAAGGCAAGGGGACTCGGTGCTTATTTGGCTGCTGGAAAAGCGATTGGTTGA
- a CDS encoding transporter substrate-binding domain-containing protein, whose translation MKHFAPPFILLLLLLFCGVTNRTEAAPPPSPIRIAYPEFPPFHWKNRQGKMQGLFFEILTEALEKRMHQPLLWSPYPWARCQEQLKAGRDDAIITVPTRSRLQYTKTHPHPFFNKPLHLFTYAGHPLKRRIGQIESLAEIKSLQLSVITYAQNGWNHDHVATLGVKTLETAYLDSVWIMLARHRGDLVIEWPRAAQIDLQRLGLENTIEDTGAEVAHMPFHLLIRKDSSHIRILDRFEQTVQAMKTDGTLAKIIQSYE comes from the coding sequence ATGAAACATTTTGCTCCACCCTTTATTCTCCTGCTCCTGCTTCTCTTCTGCGGCGTCACCAATAGAACCGAAGCGGCCCCACCTCCCTCTCCCATACGAATCGCCTATCCGGAGTTTCCTCCTTTTCACTGGAAAAATCGGCAGGGTAAAATGCAGGGGCTTTTTTTTGAAATTCTTACCGAAGCTCTGGAAAAAAGGATGCATCAGCCGTTGCTCTGGAGCCCCTATCCCTGGGCCCGCTGTCAGGAACAACTCAAGGCAGGTCGCGATGATGCGATCATTACCGTTCCCACCCGTTCACGGCTTCAATACACAAAAACGCACCCCCACCCCTTTTTCAACAAACCACTGCATCTCTTCACCTACGCAGGCCACCCTCTCAAACGACGGATTGGCCAGATCGAGTCCCTCGCGGAGATAAAATCGCTCCAGCTCTCCGTTATCACTTATGCCCAAAACGGCTGGAACCACGACCACGTTGCCACTCTTGGTGTTAAAACACTGGAAACAGCTTATCTTGATTCGGTCTGGATTATGCTTGCCAGACACCGGGGCGACCTGGTCATAGAATGGCCCAGGGCTGCTCAAATCGATCTGCAGCGCTTAGGCCTGGAAAATACAATTGAGGATACAGGAGCCGAGGTTGCTCACATGCCCTTTCACCTCCTGATTCGCAAAGACTCTTCGCACATCCGCATACTGGATCGCTTCGAACAGACCGTGCAGGCGATGAAAACGGATGGAACCCTGGCAAAGATCATCCAGAGCTATGAATAA
- a CDS encoding BCCT family transporter, which yields MKKRFIGRLLISIDAGIKHIFGVGLDTTGMTVFMVFLIICYIISAVSGIEKGIKNFSTINVYVAFIWGGFILVMGPASGLLNLMVQTTGTYVNNFLYQTFWKDFSAKTPWLGWWTVFYWIWWISWGPFCGGFVARISKGRTLREFILGVALVPTLIALVWFSIVGGAAQFAQINGTAPMAEALKADMGSGIYVLLSSFQFGDIMGYVVFINLLIFLITFADSASFFVAMQMAKGSMNPSTTMKLIWGAFIGSLALVLLISGGLQALQKAAIIAGAPFSIIIFMMIFSLFKMLKKAYKEEHALNNV from the coding sequence GTGAAGAAGCGGTTTATTGGACGGTTACTTATCTCCATCGACGCAGGCATTAAACATATCTTTGGTGTTGGCCTTGACACCACCGGGATGACCGTCTTTATGGTTTTCCTTATTATCTGCTACATCATCTCAGCCGTATCAGGCATTGAGAAAGGTATTAAAAACTTCAGCACCATTAACGTGTACGTCGCCTTTATCTGGGGCGGCTTCATCCTTGTCATGGGGCCCGCCAGTGGCCTGCTTAACCTTATGGTGCAGACTACAGGTACCTATGTAAACAACTTCCTTTATCAGACCTTTTGGAAAGATTTTAGCGCGAAAACACCCTGGCTCGGCTGGTGGACTGTGTTTTACTGGATTTGGTGGATTTCCTGGGGGCCCTTCTGCGGCGGTTTTGTTGCCCGTATCTCCAAAGGACGTACCCTGCGCGAGTTCATCCTCGGTGTTGCCCTCGTTCCCACGCTGATCGCTCTCGTTTGGTTTAGTATTGTCGGTGGTGCTGCCCAGTTTGCTCAGATTAACGGAACCGCGCCTATGGCTGAGGCTTTGAAAGCGGATATGGGCAGTGGTATCTACGTGCTCCTCTCCAGTTTCCAGTTCGGCGATATCATGGGCTACGTCGTCTTTATCAACCTGCTCATCTTCCTTATCACCTTTGCTGATTCCGCCTCCTTCTTTGTCGCCATGCAGATGGCCAAGGGAAGCATGAATCCCAGCACCACCATGAAATTGATCTGGGGCGCTTTCATCGGTTCTCTGGCGCTGGTATTGCTGATCAGTGGCGGGCTTCAGGCGCTGCAGAAGGCTGCGATCATTGCTGGCGCACCGTTCTCAATTATCATTTTCATGATGATATTCTCGCTCTTCAAGATGTTGAAAAAAGCCTACAAAGAAGAGCATGCCCTGAACAACGTGTGA